One window of the Podospora pseudopauciseta strain CBS 411.78 chromosome 4, whole genome shotgun sequence genome contains the following:
- the SNQ2_1 gene encoding ATP-binding cassette transporter snq2 (antiSMASH:Cluster_5; SMCOG1000:ABC transporter ATP-binding protein; COG:Q; EggNog:ENOG503NTZE), whose translation MSTKLGTGKEAIVEAVVTEKAPPSPSSALSRTQNAADLVEQARRNNPNGTTHAVGGVSVEQAVSDFAQLQRELSHMSRVSRSRSHTDAEKGNAQTETSSETFEQFDLEAALRGDLDAEREAGIRPKHIGVYWDDLTVKGIGGQTNYVKTFPDAFTDFFDIISPVRKLLGFEEKGVEATLLDGFRGVCKPGEMVLVLGKPGSGCTTFLKTIANQRYGYTSITGEVLYGPFAVDEFGPYRGEAVYNEEDDVHHPTLTVEQTLGFALDVKTPGKLPAGITKQEFKDKVVTMLLKMFNIEHTRKTIVGNSFIRGVSGGERKRVSIAEMLTTNACILSWDNSTRGLDASTALDFVKSLRIQTDLYKTSTFVSLYQASENIYSLFDKVLVIDEGKQVYFGPAKDARSYFEGLGFLPRPRQTTPDYVTGCTDAFEREYQDGRSPENAPYDSLTLKAAFKSSKYAQDLEQEMLSYRESLARETDKHEDFRVAVRDQKRRGASKRSAYSVGFHQQVWALMKRQFLLKQQDVLALILSWLRNIIIGIVLGTLYLNLGKTSASAFSKGGLMFISLLHNAFQSFSELAGTMLGRAVVNKHRAYAFHRPSALWIANILVDQVFASTQVFVFSVIVYFMTNLSRSAGGFFVFYLMLLSGNIAMTLFFRVIGCLSPDFDYAVKFATVGITLMITTSGYLIQWQSEQVWLRWIYYINVLGLIFSSLMENEFSRIDMTCTAESLIPSGPGYDDINHQVCTLPGSTPGTLELSGSSYIDQGFSYTPGLLWRNWGIVLVLMAFFLFVNIVAGEYVRFGMGGNQAKVFQKPNVERKKLNEELIAKKEERRKARAEQSDSELKINSESVLTWEGLCYDVPVPGGTRRLLDNVYGYVKPGQLTALMGASGAGKTTLLDVLAARKNIGVIHGDILVDGVKPGKEFQRSTSYAEQLDVHDPTQTVREALRFSADLRQPFETPREEKYAYVEEIIALLEMETFADAIIGSPEAGLTVEQRKRVTIGVELAAKPELLLFLDEPTSGLDSQSAFNIVRFLRKLAAAGQAILCTIHQPNAALFENFDRLLLLKSGGRCVYFGDIGKDAHVLRDYLRRHGAEAKPTDNVAEFMLEAIGAGSAPRIGSRDWADIWADSPELANVKDTISQLKESRIASATTAQKDPSLEREYASPLSHQLRVVVKRANLAHWRTPNYLFTRVFNHVIIALITGLTFLSLTSSRQSLQYRVFVMFQITVLPALIIGQIEVMYHLKRVLFFREQSSKMYSSFVFASSLLIAEIPYSILCAVLFFLPLYYLPGLQPEPVRAGYQFLMILITEFFSVTLGQALSALTPSLFISSQFDPFIFVTFALFCGVTIPPPQMPAGYRTWLYELNPFTRLIGGTVVTALHDLPVICLPEELNNFTAPIGQTCSEYMSNFFSRGGSGYLVGGGNNTSDCSYCAFEVGNEFFEPLGFSYDYRWRDLGIFIGFIGSNMVILFLASRFLNFNKR comes from the exons ATGTCGACGAAGCTGGGAACTGGAAAGGAGGCTATCGTGGAGGCCGTTGTGACGGAGAAGGCACcgccatctccatcatctgCTTTGTCCAGGACACAGAATGCAGCGGACCTCGTCGAACAGGCACGGCGCAACAACCCCAATGGCACCACTCACGCCGTTGGCGGTGTCTCTGTTGAGCAGGCGGTGTCGGATTTTGCTCAGCTTCAACGGGAACTGTCGCATATGTCACGCGTCAGTCGTTCGCGCAGTCACACTGATGCCGAGAAGGGCAACGCCCAAACCGAGACCTCTTCAGAGACCTTTGAGCAGTTTGACCTGGAGGCGGCCCTCAGAGGTGACCTGGATGCCGAAAGAGAGGCCGGTATTCGTCCCAAGCACATTGGGGTTTACTGGGACGATCTGACGGTCAAGGGTATCGGAGGCCAGACCAACTACGTCAAAACGTTCCCTGATGCCTTCACCGACTTTTTCGACATCATCTCACCGGTGAGGAAGCTGCTGGGTTTTGAGGAGAAAGGAGTGGAGGCCACCTTGTTGGACGGGTTCAGGGGTGTTTGTAAACCGGGAGAGATGGTACTGGTGCTTGGCAAGCCTGGATCTGGGTGTACGACCTTCCTCAAGACGATCGCCAACCAACGTTATGGCTACACGTCAATCACCGGTGAGGTCCTCTACGGCCCTTTTGCCGTCGACGAATTTGGTCCTTATCGTGGAGAGGCTGTTTAcaacgaggaggatgatgttcaCCACCCGACTCTCACCGTGGAGCAGACGCTCGGGTTTGCCCTTGATGTCAAGACCCCAGGCAAACTGCCTGCTGGCATCACCAAGCAGGAATTCAAGGACAAGGTTGTGACCATGCTCTTAAAGATGTTCAACATTGAACACACCCGCAAGACAATTGTTGGCAACTCGTTTATCCGTGGTGTTTCAGGCGGCGAAAGGAAGCGCGTTTCCATTGCCGAAATGCTCACCACCAATGCCTGCATTCTTTCTTGGGACAACAGCACCCGCGGCCTCGACGCCTCTACGGCTCTCGACTTCGTCAAATCCCTCCGCATTCAGACCGACCTGTACAAGACAAGCACATTTGTCTCCCTTTACCAGGCATCGGAGAACATTTACAGCCTCTTTGACAAGGTCTTGGTTATCGACGAGGGCAAGCAGGTGTACTTTGGTCCCGCAAAAGATGCACGGTCGTACTTCGAGGGTCTCGGcttcctcccccgtccccgcCAGACCACCCCTGACTATGTGACGGGCTGCACCGACGCATTCGAGCGCGAGTACCAGGATGGCCGTTCTCCTGAGAATGCCCCTTACGACTCTCTCACCCTGAAAGCTGCCTTCAAGTCCTCCAAGTACGCCCAGGACCTCGAGCAAGAAATGCTGTCCTACAGGGAAAGCCTCGCTCGCGAGACTGACAAACACGAAGACTTCCGCGTTGCTGTCCGCGACCAGAAGCGTCGTGGTGCCTCGAAGCGCTCCGCCTACAGCGTCGGCTTTCATCAGCAAGTCTGGGCACTGATGAAGAGGCAGTTTCTTCTCAAGCAGCAAGACGTCCTGGCTCTCATTTTGTCCTGGCTCCGCAACATTATCATTGGCATTGTTCTCGGTACTCTCTATCTTAATCTCGGCAAGACGTCTGCCAGCGCCTTCTCCAAGGGTGGCTTGATGTTTATTTCGCTTTTACATAACGCCTTCCAGTCGTTTTCCGAGCTGGCGGGTACGATGTTGGGCAGAGCCGTGGTGAACAAACACCGGGCGTATGCCTTTCACCGGCCGTCAGCGCTGTGGATTGCGAATATTCTTGTCGATCAGGTCTTCGCTAGCACGCAAGTCTTCGTCTTTTCGGTGATTGTCTACTTCATGACGAATCTTAGCCGGAGTGCTGGGGGGTTCTTCGTGTTCTATCTAATGTTGCTGAGTGGCAACATTGCCATGACGCTGTTTTTCCGTGTGATCGGGTGTCTAAGCCCGGATTTCGACTATGCGGTCAAGTTTGCAACCGTTGGAATTACGTTGATGATTACGACCAGTGGCTATTTGATCCAGTGGCAGAGTG AGCAAGTCTGGCTCCGGTGGATTTACTACATCAACGTCCTTGGTCTGATCTTCAGTTCCTTGATGGAAAACGAGTTTTCGCGCATTGATATGACATGTACAGCCGAGAGTTTGATACCGTCGGGTCCTGGGTACGATGATATCAACCATCAGGTCTGCACGCTGCCTGGCTCCACGCCCGGTACGCTCGAGCTGTCCGGTTCATCCTACATTGATCAAGGTTTCTCCTATACGCCCGGTTTGCTGTGGCGCAACTGGGGTATTGTCCTTGTTTTGAtggccttctttctcttcgTGAATATTGTGGCTGGTGAATATGTACGCTTCGGCATGGGTGGCAATCAAGCCAAGGTCTTTCAGAAGCCCAACGTAGAGCGGAAGAAGCTGAACGAGGAACTGATagccaagaaggaagagcGACGCAAAGCCAGGGCTGAGCAGTCAGATTCGGAGCTCAAGATCAATTCGGAAAGCGTCCTGACGTGGGAAGGGTTGTGTTATGATGTGCCGGTGCCGGGCGGAACAAGACGACTGCTCGATAACGTCTATGGGTATGTCAAGCCGGGTCAACTTACCGCTCTCATGGGGGCATCGGGTGCTGGCAAGACAACCCTCTTGGATGTGTTGGCTGCGAGGAAGAACATTGGTGTTATTCACGGCGATATCTTGGTTGATGGCGTGAAGCCAGGCAAGGAGTTCCAGCGCAGCACATCGTACGCCGAGCAGCTTGATGTCCACGACCCGACCCAGACTGTCCGCGAAGCCCTTCGGTTCTCGGCCGACTTACGCCAGCCCTTCGAGACCCCCCGTGAGGAGAAGTACGCATACGTGGAGGAGATCATTGCTCTGTTGGAAATGGAGACGTTTGCGGATGCGATTATTGGATCACCCGAGGCTGGCCTTACCGTTGAGCAGCGCAAGAGAGTAACCATTGGCGTTGAGCTTGCGGCCAAGCCTGAGCTGCTTTTGTTTCTCGACGAGCCGACCTCTGGCCTTGATTCCCAGAGTGCCTTCAATATTGTTCGTTTCCTTCGCAAACTGGCTGCCGCTGGCCAGGCGATTCTGTGTACTATCCACCAGCCGAATGCCGCCCTATTTGAGAACTTTGatcgtctcctccttctcaagagCGGCGGTCGCTGCGTGTACTTTGGGGATATTGGAAAAGACGCCCACGTACTGCGCGACTATCTACGGCGCCACGGAGCCGAAGCCAAGCCCACCGACAATGTTGCGGAGTTTATGCTCGAAGCCATCGGCGCTGGCTCTGCGCCCCGAATCGGCTCGCGCGACTGGGCCGACATCTGGGCTGACTCCCCTGAGCTCGCCAACGTCAAAGACACCATCTCCCAGCTCAAGGAATCCCGCATTGCCTCGGCCACCACAGCACAAAAGGACCCCTCCCTCGAGCGTGAGTATGCCTCCCCTCTATCCCACCAGCTCCGCGTCGTGGTCAAGCgcgccaacctcgcccacTGGCGCACACCAAACTACCTCTTCACCCGCGTCTTCAACCACGTCATCATCGCGCTGATCACCGGcctcaccttcctctccctcacctcctcccggCAATCCCTCCAATACCGCGTCTTCGTCATGTTCCAAATCAccgtcctccccgccctGATCATCGGCCAGATCGAAGTCATGTACCACCTCAAGCgcgtcctcttcttccggGAACAATCCTCAAAGATGTACTCATCCTTCgtcttcgcctcctccctcctcatcgcgGAAATCCCCTACTCCATCCTCTGCgccgtcctcttcttcttacCACTGTACTACCTCCCTGGCCTGCAGCCCGAGCCAGTAAGAGCAGGGTACCAATTCCTCATGATCCTTATCACGGAGTTTTTCTCTGTCACCCTGGGCCAGGCTCTTTCTGCATTGACACCAAGCTTGTTCATCTCCTCCCAATTCGACCCCTTCATCTTTGTAACCTTTGCCCTCTTCTGCGGCGTCACCATCCCGCCGCCTCAAATGCCTGCCGGGTATAGGACCTGGCTCTATGAACTCAACCCCTTCACCCGTCTGATTGGGGGGACAGTCGTCACTGCTCTCCACGACCTCCCCGTTATTTGTCTCCCCGAAGAGCTCAACAACTTCACTGCGCCTATCGGTCAGACTTGCTCCGAGTACATGAGCAATTTCTTCAGCAGGGGCGGCTCGGGATATTTAgttggcggcggcaacaACACAAGCGACTGCAGCTACTGCGCCTTTGAGGTGGGCAACGAGTTCTTTGAGCCGTTGGGTTTCTCGTACGACTACAGGTGGAGGGATCTGGGGATTTTTATCGGGTTTATTGGGAGTAACATGGTTATTCTCTTCTTGGCG AGTCGATTCCTAAATTTCAATAAGCGGTAA